In Labilibaculum sp. DW002, one DNA window encodes the following:
- a CDS encoding sugar-binding domain-containing protein — MNKYVYFIILCLLFGCNRPKKEVRTSLDFNFDWKFNLGNVEKAQKTGLDDSSWRDVRLPHDWSVEHSFTQKNTGGATAFLPGGIGWYRKTFIMPNEAVDKNTRIEFDGVYTNSEVWINGEYLGKRPFGYAPFAYDLTPYLNYGDKKNLIAVKVDRSAYLDSRWYPGSGIYRNVKLVTCGKVYIPQWGTQITTPEVSEEKAKICITTDLSNDFEEDKPVVLKTRIFFQNKEVGFVESALLVKAKNAQKENQNIVVLSPNLWDTEKPNLYRLVTEVFVEGEKIDEVSSTFGIRSFKFDKDLGFFLNGKNMLLKGVCLHHDGGLVGAAVPRGVWERRLKALKEAGCNAIRTAHNPASSEFLDICDEMGFLVQEEAFDEWQNPKDKRNNYNQETEEDITKGYTHSFEEWAERDIKDMVKRDINHPSIIMWSIGNEIEWTFPNYGAVTGYWGSNKVGDVNYYWDEPPLSLEKVKSNFKNHPKQKYHVAETAHKLSKWVKEVDLSRPVTANLVIPTVSNFSGYADALDIVGLSYRQAVYDYCKKNYPDKVFLGTENWTRWHDWKPVVEKEFIAGIFLWTGINYMGESRAWPKKGSGSGLLDFAGFKKPSYQMFKVLWNDEPHVYIATQLLSKSPYKWDAKQNLLVEKEKDWASHQKWGWQDVNEHWNYSHGDSIAVEVYTNQKKIELFLNDKSVGVQSLSDNEDHIVKFMLPYQEGKLTAKAVDGQATYCLQTAKKAQNLSLVADQEKIKANAYDVVHYTLQLTDENGIPVKNQEMEVEFEITGPARLLGVDNGSPSNIQDYQSNKIKTSGGKCLLILQSTFKTGKITVKAKTKELTSSELEVLVN; from the coding sequence ATGAATAAATACGTCTATTTTATTATTTTATGTCTTTTGTTTGGATGTAACCGTCCGAAAAAAGAGGTTAGAACAAGTTTAGATTTTAATTTTGATTGGAAGTTTAATCTGGGCAATGTTGAAAAGGCCCAAAAAACAGGATTGGATGATTCTTCTTGGCGTGACGTTCGCTTACCACATGATTGGAGTGTAGAGCATTCGTTTACACAAAAAAATACCGGAGGTGCAACTGCATTTTTGCCAGGAGGAATTGGTTGGTATCGAAAAACATTTATCATGCCAAATGAAGCTGTAGATAAAAATACAAGAATAGAATTTGATGGTGTTTATACCAATTCAGAGGTCTGGATCAATGGAGAATATTTAGGTAAGAGGCCATTTGGTTATGCTCCTTTTGCTTACGATTTAACTCCTTATTTGAATTATGGTGATAAAAAGAATTTGATTGCTGTTAAGGTCGATCGATCGGCATATTTGGATTCCCGTTGGTATCCAGGTTCAGGGATTTATCGAAATGTTAAGTTGGTAACTTGCGGCAAGGTATACATCCCTCAATGGGGAACCCAAATTACAACACCGGAGGTTTCAGAAGAAAAAGCAAAGATCTGTATTACTACAGATCTAAGTAATGATTTTGAGGAAGACAAGCCGGTTGTTTTGAAAACAAGGATCTTTTTTCAGAATAAAGAGGTCGGTTTTGTTGAATCTGCTTTGCTTGTGAAGGCAAAAAATGCTCAAAAGGAAAATCAAAATATTGTAGTACTTTCTCCAAACCTTTGGGATACAGAAAAACCAAACTTGTACAGATTGGTTACGGAAGTATTTGTTGAAGGAGAGAAGATTGATGAGGTTTCAAGTACTTTTGGTATCAGAAGCTTTAAGTTTGATAAGGACTTAGGCTTTTTCTTAAATGGAAAGAACATGCTTTTAAAAGGTGTTTGTTTGCATCACGATGGTGGTTTGGTTGGTGCAGCTGTGCCAAGAGGAGTATGGGAACGACGTTTAAAAGCCTTAAAAGAGGCTGGTTGTAATGCAATTCGCACCGCTCATAATCCAGCATCTTCAGAGTTTTTGGACATTTGCGATGAGATGGGTTTTTTGGTTCAGGAAGAAGCCTTTGATGAGTGGCAAAACCCTAAAGACAAGCGAAACAACTACAATCAGGAAACTGAAGAGGATATTACCAAAGGTTATACGCATAGTTTCGAAGAATGGGCAGAGCGAGACATCAAGGATATGGTGAAGCGTGATATAAACCATCCGTCAATTATCATGTGGAGTATTGGGAACGAAATAGAGTGGACTTTCCCTAATTATGGAGCTGTAACTGGGTATTGGGGAAGTAATAAAGTGGGAGATGTAAACTATTATTGGGATGAACCTCCTTTGTCTTTAGAGAAGGTGAAGTCTAATTTCAAGAATCATCCTAAACAAAAATATCATGTAGCAGAGACTGCTCACAAATTATCGAAATGGGTTAAAGAGGTTGATTTATCAAGACCTGTAACCGCAAATTTGGTGATTCCTACAGTGAGTAATTTTTCGGGTTATGCAGATGCTTTAGATATTGTGGGTTTGTCGTATCGACAAGCTGTGTATGACTATTGCAAAAAGAATTATCCTGATAAAGTATTTTTAGGAACAGAGAATTGGACCCGATGGCACGATTGGAAACCAGTTGTTGAGAAGGAATTTATTGCTGGTATTTTTCTTTGGACGGGAATCAATTATATGGGTGAATCGAGAGCTTGGCCGAAAAAAGGTAGTGGTAGTGGTTTGCTCGATTTTGCGGGCTTCAAAAAGCCATCTTACCAAATGTTCAAAGTGCTTTGGAATGATGAACCTCACGTTTACATTGCTACTCAGTTATTGTCTAAATCGCCATATAAGTGGGATGCTAAACAAAATTTATTAGTAGAGAAAGAAAAAGATTGGGCAAGTCATCAAAAATGGGGATGGCAAGATGTGAATGAGCATTGGAATTATTCGCATGGAGATAGTATTGCCGTAGAAGTATATACCAATCAAAAGAAGATAGAATTATTTTTAAATGATAAATCTGTGGGTGTTCAATCTTTATCGGATAATGAAGATCACATTGTAAAATTCATGTTACCTTATCAAGAAGGGAAACTTACAGCCAAAGCTGTCGATGGACAAGCGACTTATTGCTTACAAACGGCTAAGAAAGCTCAAAACCTCTCGCTTGTCGCTGATCAAGAAAAAATAAAAGCTAATGCTTATGATGTAGTTCATTATACGTTACAGTTAACTGATGAAAATGGGATTCCAGTGAAAAATCAGGAGATGGAAGTTGAGTTTGAAATTACAGGACCAGCTCGATTACTTGGTGTTGATAATGGTTCGCCATCGAATATTCAAGATTATCAGTCAAATAAGATTAAAACATCGGGCGGAAAATGTTTACTAATACTACAATCTACCTTCAAAACGGGGAAAATTACAGTGAAAGCCAAAACAAAAGAATTGACTAGTTCCGAGTTAGAAGTGTTAGTTAATTAA
- a CDS encoding family 43 glycosylhydrolase → MNKSILLRGILFLLLAMQYSLGYSQNPLVTHMFTADPTARVFNGKLYVFPSSDTYPPNGREAEFPRFCMPGYHAFSLENGSTWKDHGWVLKENDVPWGEKDTYAMWAPDCIEKDGKYYYYYPAKPKNDRAFRRIGVGVSDKPTGPFKWEKSFIKDVTGIDPGLLLDDDNKAYLFFGGGHELYAAPLKDNMKEVAAKPILIDGLPAGYKEGSFPFKKDGIYYLTFAHVFPDEGYTIGYATSDKPMGPYTYQGKIMDNIYNGTNHHSVVKYNDQWILFYHSWDISGYNKLRSMRADYMTFKKDGTIKKVKPTLRGIGTPQVNDTIQVDRCNEISGAKTAFVGGNEPNGWMVCDAKMMSSVRFDRVKFDGAKKIQARIASGQRNGSFEIRLNNPKGKLIAEFPINYTGGWNTWETIETELKEPITGTHNLVVVFKSDWGNTKSVNLNWLLLK, encoded by the coding sequence ATGAACAAATCTATCCTATTAAGAGGTATTCTCTTTTTACTATTGGCAATGCAATACTCTCTTGGGTATTCACAAAACCCACTTGTTACGCACATGTTTACTGCCGATCCTACGGCTCGTGTTTTTAATGGGAAATTATATGTATTTCCATCAAGCGATACCTATCCTCCTAATGGACGAGAAGCAGAATTTCCACGCTTTTGCATGCCAGGTTATCATGCCTTTTCTCTAGAGAATGGCTCCACTTGGAAAGATCATGGTTGGGTATTGAAAGAAAATGATGTGCCTTGGGGTGAAAAAGACACTTACGCTATGTGGGCTCCAGATTGTATTGAAAAAGATGGAAAATACTATTATTACTACCCAGCGAAACCAAAAAATGATAGAGCTTTTAGAAGAATTGGCGTTGGGGTTTCTGATAAGCCAACAGGACCATTTAAGTGGGAAAAAAGTTTCATAAAAGATGTTACTGGAATTGATCCTGGACTACTATTGGACGATGACAATAAAGCTTACTTATTCTTTGGTGGTGGGCACGAATTGTATGCTGCACCCCTTAAAGACAACATGAAAGAAGTAGCGGCCAAACCTATTCTAATTGATGGATTGCCTGCTGGATATAAGGAAGGATCGTTCCCATTTAAGAAAGATGGCATTTACTATTTAACTTTTGCTCATGTTTTTCCTGATGAAGGATATACAATTGGCTATGCTACCAGTGATAAACCAATGGGACCTTATACTTACCAAGGGAAAATAATGGACAATATTTACAATGGTACCAATCATCATTCTGTTGTTAAATACAATGATCAATGGATTTTATTTTACCATTCGTGGGATATTAGCGGATACAACAAGCTACGTTCGATGAGAGCAGATTACATGACGTTCAAAAAAGATGGGACCATTAAAAAGGTTAAGCCTACGCTTCGTGGAATTGGTACTCCTCAGGTAAATGATACAATTCAGGTTGATCGTTGCAACGAAATATCAGGTGCAAAAACAGCTTTTGTTGGTGGTAACGAACCTAACGGATGGATGGTTTGTGATGCTAAAATGATGAGTTCTGTGAGATTTGATCGAGTAAAATTTGATGGAGCAAAAAAAATCCAAGCTCGTATAGCAAGCGGTCAAAGAAATGGTAGTTTCGAAATAAGATTGAACAATCCAAAAGGTAAATTAATTGCAGAATTCCCTATAAACTATACTGGTGGATGGAACACATGGGAAACTATAGAAACAGAACTTAAAGAGCCGATTACAGGGACGCATAACCTAGTTGTTGTCTTTAAATCTGATTGGGGTAATACCAAATCGGTTAATTTGAATTGGTTATTACTTAAATAA
- a CDS encoding T9SS type A sorting domain-containing protein: MKRIFTLCTLLTVFACITSGNAQNKITVDPSMQRYIGDVSEIDRSKYFNLHGGWADGNVTDDEYNHLTEELGVNYGRSFWGPFAWAKNNAGGEVGVYPEDEQTIISKGTNTVNYSKSQPYYWRKSNRLIVTAHPESVVRWSIDTDKAAIWAAEYFKHFYTDEDRPMWYEPMNEPFVHAGDADFSAEQPDDAKMRQRMAEWFGAIGKKFDETPELENVNVIGYSSAWPSMELWDFGYWDSRMKMFMDVAGDHMDAFATHLYDGINVTGGDNKRSGSNSEAILDLIETYSYAKWGVVKPHAISEFGGIEKGYPDGYSDLKSIQSVKAINHIIFNLLDRENDLQIAIPFITSKATWHINASNNYEPYGAVLWRPSVTGVPIDSNTEWVYTPRVHFYELWQDVKGKRVFVSSEDPDIQSHAFVDENRLYLALSNLEESTSTVNLESFEELNDLTSVRIKSLKIWNDKDPEYTDKTQNTAPTSIKLIADETVVLEYSFNKNIVFTNAIRSKKYYTSEHLKKITGALTFHINGVDVGDNGGTASLRMSIGRKHNRSKRPTVRVNGNALTPPSDWAGYDQASRDDFFGMIEIPVPIEYLKEDNEVSIQFSDNDGRVSSVIMQVNLHDTRLAVGIKDAKEYGVKVYPTLITEGWMKVMMIENTFRTMDLVSMNGKVIKSENINRGQSEIHISDMPTRKGLYILRLTGENAVYTQKVIVN, translated from the coding sequence ATGAAAAGAATTTTTACTCTTTGTACTCTTTTAACTGTATTTGCTTGCATTACCTCAGGTAATGCACAAAATAAAATAACGGTAGATCCATCTATGCAACGTTATATTGGTGATGTATCTGAGATTGATAGAAGCAAATATTTCAATTTGCATGGAGGATGGGCTGACGGAAATGTAACAGATGATGAATACAATCATTTAACAGAAGAGTTGGGTGTTAATTACGGACGAAGCTTTTGGGGGCCATTTGCATGGGCAAAAAATAATGCAGGAGGAGAAGTAGGTGTATATCCTGAGGATGAGCAAACAATTATTAGTAAAGGTACTAATACAGTCAATTATTCAAAATCGCAACCATATTATTGGAGAAAATCCAATAGACTTATTGTTACAGCACATCCTGAGTCGGTTGTAAGATGGAGTATAGATACGGATAAAGCCGCAATATGGGCTGCTGAATATTTTAAGCATTTTTATACCGATGAGGATCGTCCGATGTGGTACGAGCCAATGAATGAGCCATTTGTTCATGCAGGAGATGCAGATTTTTCCGCAGAACAGCCTGATGATGCTAAAATGCGTCAAAGAATGGCAGAATGGTTTGGAGCGATTGGTAAAAAATTCGATGAAACACCAGAATTGGAAAATGTAAATGTAATTGGTTATTCAAGTGCATGGCCATCTATGGAACTTTGGGATTTTGGATATTGGGATTCTCGAATGAAAATGTTTATGGATGTTGCAGGTGATCACATGGATGCTTTTGCAACTCACCTGTACGATGGAATTAATGTGACAGGTGGAGATAATAAGAGATCTGGTTCTAATTCAGAAGCAATTTTAGATCTAATTGAAACCTATAGCTATGCAAAGTGGGGCGTTGTTAAACCTCATGCAATATCAGAATTTGGAGGAATTGAGAAGGGTTACCCTGATGGTTATAGTGATTTGAAAAGTATACAATCGGTAAAAGCTATAAACCATATCATATTCAATTTGCTTGATAGAGAAAATGATTTGCAAATTGCAATACCATTTATTACATCAAAAGCAACATGGCATATTAATGCAAGTAATAACTACGAGCCATACGGAGCAGTTTTATGGCGTCCAAGTGTTACAGGTGTTCCAATAGATTCTAATACAGAATGGGTGTATACACCACGAGTACATTTTTATGAATTATGGCAAGATGTAAAAGGGAAAAGAGTTTTTGTGTCTTCAGAAGATCCAGATATTCAGAGTCATGCTTTTGTTGATGAGAATAGATTGTATTTGGCATTGAGTAATTTAGAAGAGTCTACAAGCACTGTAAATTTGGAATCATTTGAAGAATTGAATGATTTGACTTCAGTACGAATTAAGAGTTTGAAAATTTGGAATGATAAAGATCCTGAATACACAGATAAAACCCAGAATACTGCTCCAACGAGTATAAAATTAATTGCTGATGAAACAGTTGTTTTGGAATACTCCTTCAATAAGAATATCGTTTTTACCAATGCAATTCGTTCGAAAAAGTATTATACAAGTGAGCATTTGAAAAAAATTACGGGCGCATTAACATTTCATATTAACGGTGTTGATGTTGGTGATAATGGCGGAACAGCCAGTCTTCGTATGTCTATTGGTAGAAAGCATAATCGCTCTAAAAGACCAACTGTTCGTGTTAATGGTAATGCGCTTACTCCTCCTTCAGATTGGGCAGGATACGATCAGGCTAGTCGCGATGATTTCTTTGGTATGATTGAGATTCCAGTTCCAATTGAGTATCTAAAGGAAGATAATGAAGTGTCTATTCAGTTTTCTGATAATGATGGCCGAGTAAGTTCGGTAATAATGCAGGTTAATTTACATGATACCAGATTGGCTGTTGGAATAAAAGATGCAAAAGAATATGGGGTTAAGGTGTATCCAACTTTAATTACAGAAGGATGGATGAAAGTGATGATGATCGAAAATACTTTTAGAACAATGGACCTTGTTTCTATGAATGGGAAAGTAATAAAATCAGAAAATATTAACAGAGGACAATCGGAAATACATATTTCTGATATGCCAACAAGAAAAGGTCTTTATATTTTGAGATTAACTGGCGAAAATGCTGTTTATACTCAAAAGGTTATTGTGAATTAG
- a CDS encoding sulfatase-like hydrolase/transferase has translation MRSKYFLSIALGLVTIFSANAKSIKKETKPNVIFILTDDQQFDLLGCNGNELLQTPHFDKMAEQGVRFTNAHVTSAICTPSRVSMLLSQFERKHGVNFNSGTSVSPEAWKESYPVVLKENGYYTGYIGKNHSPIGNGGYQSGLMDKSFDYWYSGHGHLSFYPKKRHKIFKSAKHDTQVEIINEGIEDFLDNNEYRLDGAVHFLESRPDDKPFCLSICFNLPHGASTGTMKQLPTDSVIYRELYRDLDIPLVPNYIAKKDIITPKLPSDLLRAEDRQVGYNYTDTPEDLKEREIRQMQAMTGIDGLLGKLRANLKKQGLDKNTIIIYTSDHGLFMGQQGLGGKALCYEQCTHVPMIVYNPMTSRKARGRVVNELIQTIDIAPTILSYAGVDTPKSYQGKDISGIVDDSNEKVRDFLYTENLWSTQFGNPRCESVQNKEWKYIRYYKNENLSASVKIATAKELGIKLNKMLYAVHDPDIALYRSFVEGPLMGEQAVYEELYNLKDDPQELTNLIENSQHTDKLEMLKEQWEILIKEARGTEKPKVVRYTADSMMEEYGIVKHE, from the coding sequence ATGAGAAGTAAATATTTTTTAAGCATAGCCTTAGGATTAGTAACAATTTTTAGTGCAAATGCTAAATCTATAAAAAAGGAAACAAAACCGAATGTAATTTTTATCCTTACGGATGATCAGCAATTTGATTTGTTAGGATGTAATGGGAATGAATTACTTCAGACACCACATTTTGATAAGATGGCTGAACAAGGCGTAAGATTTACGAATGCCCATGTTACCAGTGCAATTTGTACACCAAGTCGAGTTTCAATGCTTTTAAGTCAGTTTGAGCGCAAGCATGGTGTCAATTTTAATTCAGGAACAAGTGTTTCTCCTGAGGCATGGAAAGAATCTTATCCTGTTGTACTGAAGGAGAATGGATATTATACTGGATACATTGGGAAAAATCATTCTCCAATAGGTAATGGTGGATATCAAAGTGGATTAATGGATAAATCTTTTGATTATTGGTATTCAGGTCATGGTCATCTTAGTTTTTATCCTAAGAAAAGACACAAGATTTTTAAATCGGCAAAGCACGATACTCAAGTTGAGATCATTAATGAAGGCATAGAGGATTTCTTGGATAATAATGAATATCGTTTGGATGGAGCTGTTCATTTTTTGGAGTCAAGACCAGATGATAAGCCATTTTGCTTAAGTATCTGTTTTAATTTACCGCATGGTGCAAGTACTGGAACCATGAAACAATTGCCAACAGATTCAGTAATTTACCGTGAATTGTATCGTGATCTTGATATTCCTTTAGTTCCAAATTATATTGCTAAAAAAGATATCATAACGCCAAAATTACCTTCGGATTTATTGAGAGCAGAAGATCGTCAAGTTGGTTATAATTATACTGATACACCAGAAGATCTAAAAGAAAGAGAAATAAGGCAAATGCAAGCCATGACAGGAATTGATGGTTTGTTAGGGAAATTGAGAGCTAATTTAAAGAAACAAGGTTTAGATAAAAACACAATCATTATTTATACTTCTGATCATGGTTTGTTCATGGGACAGCAAGGCTTAGGAGGAAAAGCCTTGTGCTACGAACAATGTACTCATGTTCCAATGATTGTTTATAATCCAATGACATCGCGAAAAGCGAGGGGTAGAGTTGTTAATGAATTGATTCAAACAATTGATATTGCACCAACCATTTTGTCTTATGCTGGTGTAGATACTCCTAAAAGTTATCAAGGAAAAGATATTTCTGGTATCGTAGATGATTCGAATGAGAAGGTGAGAGATTTCTTGTACACAGAAAATTTATGGTCTACTCAATTTGGAAATCCTCGATGCGAATCCGTTCAAAATAAAGAATGGAAATACATCCGTTATTATAAGAATGAGAACCTTTCGGCAAGTGTGAAAATTGCAACAGCAAAAGAGTTAGGTATCAAACTAAATAAAATGCTGTATGCGGTTCACGATCCCGATATTGCTTTGTATCGCTCTTTTGTAGAAGGTCCTTTAATGGGAGAGCAGGCTGTTTACGAAGAGCTTTACAATTTAAAAGATGATCCTCAGGAACTAACTAATTTAATTGAGAACTCACAACATACCGATAAGTTAGAGATGCTTAAAGAACAGTGGGAAATTTTAATTAAAGAGGCAAGAGGAACAGAAAAACCAAAGGTCGTGAGATATACAGCTGACAGTATGATGGAGGAATATGGTATTGTTAAGCATGAATAG
- a CDS encoding alpha/beta hydrolase: MKKSIILSFIMLISVATSFSQETIVPLWLNQVPNQQITDEVELVESTGIIRISKVQNPTIEVFLPAKNNATGQAALICPGGGYGILAYDWEGTDIAKWLNSKGIAAFVLKYRLPDSKSVIESYKAPLQDAIRALRTIRYNAKKYNIHKSQIGVMGFSAGGHLASTLGTHFNEVMYTPSDRIDQESARPDFMALIYPVISMQNGVTHNGSKNHLLGKDANAELIDKFSNELQVTTDTPPTFLIHASDDKAVPVQNSMLMYSSLIKNSVSTEMHIYPKGGHGFSFGHKQGHVNSWTDLFCTWINNLEE, translated from the coding sequence ATGAAAAAATCAATTATCCTTTCATTTATTATGCTGATATCGGTCGCAACTTCGTTTAGCCAAGAAACTATTGTTCCTCTTTGGCTAAATCAAGTTCCAAATCAACAAATTACTGATGAAGTTGAGCTTGTAGAATCAACCGGAATTATCAGAATATCAAAGGTCCAAAACCCAACAATTGAAGTGTTTTTGCCTGCGAAAAACAATGCAACAGGTCAAGCTGCACTTATTTGTCCGGGTGGTGGTTATGGTATTTTGGCTTACGATTGGGAAGGAACTGATATCGCAAAATGGTTGAATTCTAAAGGAATTGCAGCTTTTGTATTAAAATATCGCTTGCCGGATTCAAAATCGGTAATTGAAAGCTACAAAGCTCCTTTACAAGATGCTATTCGAGCATTAAGAACAATTCGCTACAATGCAAAGAAATACAATATTCATAAAAGTCAAATAGGTGTAATGGGCTTTTCGGCCGGAGGACATTTAGCTTCAACACTTGGAACTCATTTCAATGAAGTAATGTATACTCCAAGTGATCGTATCGACCAAGAAAGTGCTCGACCTGACTTTATGGCTCTTATTTATCCGGTAATTAGCATGCAAAATGGTGTAACTCATAATGGATCAAAAAACCATTTACTGGGAAAGGATGCTAATGCAGAATTAATTGACAAATTCTCCAATGAATTACAAGTAACTACAGACACACCACCTACTTTTTTGATTCATGCATCGGATGACAAAGCCGTGCCAGTTCAAAACAGTATGTTAATGTATAGTTCGCTAATTAAAAATAGCGTAAGCACCGAAATGCACATTTACCCAAAAGGAGGTCATGGCTTTTCGTTTGGACACAAACAAGGGCATGTTAATTCATGGACTGATTTGTTTTGCACTTGGATTAATAATTTAGAAGAATAG
- a CDS encoding sialate O-acetylesterase, translating to MNQFRRFLFQISLLVGLLAASNSSLGQIKLPAVIGSNMVLQQQSNVPIWGWANKNQKIQLSASWSNESFEVKANKLGKWMITIPTPEAGGPYSLTISADKKIVLSNVMIGEVWLCSGQSNMEMPFKGFNNQPVYGSNDYIAAGNNSSIRLFNMKNAFAEFPQEDCKGAWAVSSPEGVANFSAVAYSFAKYLQDKLGVPIGVINSTWGGTRVEAWMNKETLSEFGADMTVLGTDKMKFQSPTVLYNAMINPIIPFGIKGAIWYQGESNSNQPKGYTDLFAAMIKSWRGLWNQGDFPFYYVQICPMQNYGKTEGKNTAEIREAQLQTMKYVPNTGMVSTLDIGHQWMIHPPEKITIGKRLAYWALAKDYGFKGIQYGGPVYKSMEIEENKAYLKFDNAPLGLSNMGKELNDFLIAGEDKVFYPAKALIVLRKGLVVWSDEVKNPVAVRYGWSNWVVGSLFDTAGNPASSFRTDDWEK from the coding sequence ATGAATCAATTTCGTAGATTTTTATTTCAAATATCATTGCTAGTAGGCCTATTGGCCGCAAGTAATAGTTCTTTAGGACAAATTAAATTGCCTGCAGTAATTGGAAGCAATATGGTATTGCAGCAACAGTCGAATGTGCCTATTTGGGGTTGGGCAAATAAGAACCAAAAAATACAACTTAGTGCCAGCTGGAGCAACGAAAGTTTTGAGGTAAAAGCTAATAAATTAGGAAAATGGATGATTACTATTCCTACCCCTGAAGCTGGCGGACCTTATTCGCTGACGATCTCTGCTGATAAAAAGATTGTTTTATCGAACGTAATGATAGGAGAGGTTTGGTTGTGCTCTGGGCAATCGAATATGGAAATGCCTTTTAAGGGTTTTAACAACCAGCCAGTTTACGGATCGAATGATTATATCGCGGCAGGAAATAATTCATCCATTCGCTTGTTCAACATGAAGAATGCTTTTGCGGAATTTCCTCAAGAAGATTGTAAGGGCGCATGGGCAGTGTCTTCACCTGAAGGGGTGGCTAATTTTAGTGCGGTTGCATATAGTTTTGCGAAGTATCTACAAGATAAATTAGGTGTTCCGATTGGTGTAATAAATAGTACTTGGGGTGGTACTCGTGTTGAAGCATGGATGAATAAAGAAACGTTAAGCGAGTTTGGTGCTGATATGACAGTATTGGGAACTGATAAAATGAAATTTCAATCGCCAACGGTTTTGTATAATGCCATGATTAATCCGATTATTCCTTTTGGAATAAAAGGTGCTATTTGGTATCAAGGAGAATCCAATTCAAATCAACCAAAAGGGTATACTGATTTGTTTGCAGCCATGATTAAGAGTTGGAGAGGTTTATGGAATCAGGGTGATTTCCCATTTTACTATGTGCAAATTTGTCCTATGCAAAATTATGGCAAGACAGAAGGAAAAAATACTGCAGAAATAAGAGAAGCGCAGCTACAAACAATGAAATATGTGCCAAACACAGGAATGGTTTCGACTTTGGATATTGGACATCAATGGATGATCCATCCTCCTGAAAAAATCACAATTGGAAAGCGTTTGGCTTATTGGGCATTGGCTAAAGATTATGGGTTTAAGGGAATTCAATATGGTGGTCCTGTATATAAATCAATGGAAATTGAAGAGAACAAGGCTTACTTGAAATTTGATAATGCACCATTGGGTTTAAGCAATATGGGAAAAGAATTGAACGACTTTTTAATTGCTGGAGAAGATAAAGTATTCTATCCTGCCAAAGCACTAATCGTATTAAGAAAAGGATTGGTTGTTTGGAGTGATGAGGTAAAGAATCCGGTTGCTGTACGTTACGGATGGTCAAATTGGGTCGTAGGGAGCTTGTTCGATACGGCAGGTAATCCTGCTTCCTCATTCAGAACAGATGATTGGGAAAAATAA